GAGGTTTACTCTTCTACCGCCTGATGGAGCAGGCAATAGCTTGTGCCCCCGTGCCGCGTCAAATGATCGTAGGAGGCCATCCACAACATATGGTATATGGTTGAGTAAAGTGCATACCCACTTAAAGTAAAAGGCTATTGTTATTTCGAGAGAGAGGGGGCTTCGAGAGTGCAGAGACACTTCTCTGCCGAGGTTTTAGGGGTGTCCCCTAAATTTCTTTTTCTTCCCCAAGAGTGGGGGCAAGGGGGTTGATTGGCTCTTAGCTAGAGCTGCTTAGATTATGGGTATGCACGTTTTCACCTATGGTACTCTGATGTTCGATCCCGTCTGGTCGAAAGTGGTCAGCGGCACATATGAAAAGAAGGAAGCCAGGGTGTTCGGCTACAAACGGCAAAAGATGAAAGGGGAAGTCTATCCGGCGATGGTTCCGGGAGACGATACCGACTTTGTGAACGGAATCGCTTATCCCAATGTGAACTTCAACGATCTCAAACGGATCGATGAATTCGAAGGTCCCCACTTTCAGCGGGCCTTGGCGGGATGCCGGTTACCCGATGGAAGCACGCTGATTGCTTGCATCTACGTCCTCGATGACCGATTCAGCGATCGGGTGATGGACGAACCATGGGATCCGGCACGGTTCTCTGAATCCGGGATGGATGAGTTTTTGATGAATTATGGATTGGAACCCTGAAGACTACGCCAGAAACTCCGGCGCTCAGTTGGCATGGGCCCGGGAATTTATCTCTAGACTCAATCTGGCAGGGAATGAAGCGCTGCTGGACGTCGGTTGCGGCGACGGCAAAGTCACCGCGGAATTCGCCACGGTCGTGCCCCAAGGCTTCGTGCTCGGCATCGACAGCAGCAGTGCGTTTATCGACTATGCCCGGCTGCACTATCCACCTTCTCTTTACCCCAATTTGCAGTTCGAACAAATGGATGCCCGAGAGTTGGCCCATACCCGACGGTTCGACGTCATCTTCTCGAACGCCACCCTCCACTGGGTGGAAGACCATCGGGCATTCCTTCTCGGCTGTGCGCGTCTCTTGAAGCCGCAGGGTCGGCTGATAATATCCTGCGGCGGCCAAGGCAACGCAGCCGATGTGTTTGCGGTGATAGATGAACTGATCCGAGAGCCCCGCTGGGCTCCTCACTTTGAGGATTTCTCCTTTCCTTACTTCTTCTACTCTCCATCCAAATACGAACGCTGGTTAACCGAAGCAGGCTTTCACCCCATGCGATTGGAACTGGTGGAAAAGGACATGACCCACCATGGACGAGAAGGCCTGGCAGGCTGGATTCGCACCACGTGGATGCCCTACACGCATCGTGTCCCGGCCGATAAGCGCGAGAAGTTCATCTTCGAATGTGTGGACGGATACCTCAAAAAACATCCGGTAGACAAGCTATGGTGCAGCCATGTTAAAATGGTACGGTTGGAAGTGGAGGCCCATATCTAAGGAGGATTTAATGAAGCTCATACAGTACATCGATGTCAAAGCAACGCACCTCGAAAACGATCAGGCGAAAGGGGTGGATGCGCGAGTGGTCATCGGCAAAGCAGACGGCGCGACCAATTTCTGCATGCGAGTCTTTGAGATTTCCGCCGGAGGATATACGCCCAATCACTCCCATGATTGGGAACATGAGATGTTCATCCATTCCGGCAAGGGCGAAGTTTACAGCGATGGCAAAGGGAACCCAGTCAAGCCCGGCAGTGTGATTTTCATCCCCGCTAATGAGATCCACCAGATACGAAACACCGGCAAGGAGCTGCTGGTTATGGCTTGTCTTGTCCCATCGAAAGCCCCTGAACTATAATAAACTAGGATGGCTTTTGAGAGATGTTGGAGAGAAACATGCAGACATGGAAACCGACAACCAAGCGTTTTGTTGCCTATTTTGATATCATGGGATTCAAGGAAATGGTCTACCGCAATGGCCACAACACCGTATTGGACAAGATGATCAAACTGAGGGAGCGAGTGGATCTGATAGAGAACGAGGCCAGGCGATTGCTCAACCGTCAAGAGGATTCCGGCCCAAGGAAGAAAGCGCGCCGTTCTATGGATGTCCCCATCCTGCCCGTATTCTTTTCTGATTCCATCTTGTTCGTCTCCCAAAATGATTCCAAGGCCTGCGCCAGAAAGATATTATTATCGGCCTCATGGTTGCTTGCTGCGTCGCTCATCCAGGGCATTCCCATGAAGGGCTCGTTGGCATATGGGATGCAGACGGCGGACTTTGAAAAGTCGCTGCATTTCGGGAAACCATTGACCGATGCATACCTGCTGGAACAAGAGGTGGGCCTGTATGGCGCCGTCTTGCACAACTCCATGGAAACCTATCTCAAGCAAAATAACATGATTGACCGGCCGATTCGGAATCACAACATCGTGGTCCGTTACAACATTCCCCTCAAGAAAGGTAATGCCACACACTACTGTGTCAATTGGCTCGGAATGTTCGATTTCCTAAAGCAGGACCCGGAGCCAGTTGTATCTGCTCTGTATGATACAGTTTCAGGCAGCATCAGATCCTATGTGGATAACACGGTCACTTTTATGAGGGCCGTTCAATCCGAACAGCCTTGCCAGACATTCATCCCGGGCAACATACAGGAGGACCCTGAAAACTGAGTCCGATTTGTTCTCACCCAAGCGGCAGGAGCCCTGAAAGATGTCAACGGTGACACTTGAAACCGGTTCTCTCCGGCTTGAAATCCTTCCGGAAGCAGGGGCGAGCGTGGTGACCTTTGCCAGGCGGTTTGGCGGCGTCTGGCTTCCCCTTCTCAGAGAGACGCCCCCGGAGGCGATCGCAGCTCTCAATCCTTCCCTGATGGCTTCCTTCACGCTTCTTCCGTGGTCCAATCGCATTCCGGAGGCTACCTTTAGGTTTCAGGGACACCACTATCCTCTGCGGGCCAACACGCCGGAAGGTTATGCCATTCATGGTGATGTGCGCCGCCGACCCTGGAAGGTCATCGCCAAACGTCCCGCCGCAGTTACATGCGAGATAGATTCCAGGGATTTCTCCGACTTCAATTTCCCCTTTCCCCTCACCGCTCAAATCCACTACGAGTTGTCAGAGACTGATTTCGATACCACATTGATGCTCACCAATTCAGGAAACACTCCGATGCCCGCCGGATTCGGATTTCACCCCTATTTCAATCGAGCCTTTGGCGCACATGGTGTTGATGAAGCCCAACTGCAGCTTCACGTTGCAGGAGTATATCCTCCTTTGCCCGGAGGCCCGATGGCCTTGGTGACCAGAGAACAGGATTTTTCCCGTCTCGCTTCAATTGACAAGCGCGATATCAATCACTGCTTTGGAGGCTGGACGGGTCAGGCAACCATTGTTTATCCCGGTGCAGGGGTGCAACTTCGGCTGGACTGCGCCCCTGTTCTGGGGCACGTGGTGGTTTTCACCCCGCCGGACAAACCTTATTTTGCCGTCGAACCTGTTTCCCATGTGACGAACGGGTTCAACTTGTTCGCCCAGGGTCAAGCGGGCACAGGGATACAGGTGCTGGAGCCGAGAGAGTCGATGGCCGGAAGATTTCGGCTCAAGGTACTTCAGTAGAGGGATATCTCGATTTTTCCGCCAGGGAGCCCAGCAAGGCAGCCCCTTGGACCCGTGACAATGAGCCGTATCTATGGTAATATGGGACAACTCAGAGATATTTCCTGCAGTCGCCATCAAAAATCGGCGGGCGAAAAACGGAGTCAGATGACGCGGTTGATTCGCGCGAATTGATAGGAGGGCAAAGGATTGGAGTTTCTCGATAGTTGGCTATGGTTGATTTTCATTGTAGCGGGACTATTTCTGGCCATATTGGAGCTGCTGATTGGAGTGGATACAGGGCTCGATCTCGTCATCATGGGATCCGCCTTTGTTATCGGGGGATTGGTCACATGGCCAGCCGATTCCTGGGTGCTGACTGCTGTGATCGTCAGCCTGCTCTCATTGGCATATGTGGCATTCGGCAGAAGATATATTCACCGGCGCATGCTGGTCAAAGAAGAAAGGACGAATATCGATGCGCTGATAGGCATGCAGGGGACCGTATTGAAGGCAATTTCAGAGAACGTGGATGGACTGGTCAAGGTTGGGCATGAGGAGTGGAGGGCCAGAGCCGAAGGGCAGATTGCTGAAGGGATTGGGATAGAGGTTACGGGTATCAGTGGAGTGACTCTGCTGGTCACGAAAAGCGAAAGGAGTAGCTGAAAATGGTAATCGCACTAATCGTCGTACTGGTTGTGATCGCATTGCTGGCGGTGATCACGCTTGCCAAATCCATCGTCATCATTCACCAGGCACAAAAAGGGATTGTGGAGAGGTTCGGGCGCTATAAGGAGACGCTGGATCCCGGACTTCGATTTATTATCCCCTTTGCGGATTCCCTCATGGGCAGGGTAGACTTGCGAGAGAGTGTCCTGGACGTGGAGCCGCAGCCGGTCATCACCAAGGACAATGTCACCGTGACCGTGGATGCAGTCATCTATTACTACGTTACGGATGCCAAAAAGGTCAGCTACGAAGTGGCCAACTTCTACATCGCCATCAGCAAGCTGGCGCAAACCAATCTTCGTAACCTGGTCGGCGATATGAGTCTGGATGAATCATTGACCTCAAGGGAGCGTATCAATGCCTCCCTCCGCAATACCCTCGATGAGGCTACCGACAAATGGGGAGTGAAGGTCACCCGTGTGGAAGTGAAAGCCATCGAACCCCCTCGGGATATCTCGGATGCGATGAGCAAGCAGATGAAGGCCGAACGGGAAAAACGAGCCACAA
This Dehalococcoidia bacterium DNA region includes the following protein-coding sequences:
- a CDS encoding aldose 1-epimerase, which encodes MSTVTLETGSLRLEILPEAGASVVTFARRFGGVWLPLLRETPPEAIAALNPSLMASFTLLPWSNRIPEATFRFQGHHYPLRANTPEGYAIHGDVRRRPWKVIAKRPAAVTCEIDSRDFSDFNFPFPLTAQIHYELSETDFDTTLMLTNSGNTPMPAGFGFHPYFNRAFGAHGVDEAQLQLHVAGVYPPLPGGPMALVTREQDFSRLASIDKRDINHCFGGWTGQATIVYPGAGVQLRLDCAPVLGHVVVFTPPDKPYFAVEPVSHVTNGFNLFAQGQAGTGIQVLEPRESMAGRFRLKVLQ
- a CDS encoding SPFH/Band 7/PHB domain protein yields the protein MVIALIVVLVVIALLAVITLAKSIVIIHQAQKGIVERFGRYKETLDPGLRFIIPFADSLMGRVDLRESVLDVEPQPVITKDNVTVTVDAVIYYYVTDAKKVSYEVANFYIAISKLAQTNLRNLVGDMSLDESLTSRERINASLRNTLDEATDKWGVKVTRVEVKAIEPPRDISDAMSKQMKAEREKRATILTAEAYRQKQILEAEGDKQNAILKAEGLRQQSILLAEGERQAAILRADGEAKAIETVSVAADKFFVGNAQNLKQLQVAQASLEKNTKLVVPDKSRLINVIDMFRTPE
- a CDS encoding methyltransferase domain-containing protein, with the protein product MDWNPEDYARNSGAQLAWAREFISRLNLAGNEALLDVGCGDGKVTAEFATVVPQGFVLGIDSSSAFIDYARLHYPPSLYPNLQFEQMDARELAHTRRFDVIFSNATLHWVEDHRAFLLGCARLLKPQGRLIISCGGQGNAADVFAVIDELIREPRWAPHFEDFSFPYFFYSPSKYERWLTEAGFHPMRLELVEKDMTHHGREGLAGWIRTTWMPYTHRVPADKREKFIFECVDGYLKKHPVDKLWCSHVKMVRLEVEAHI
- a CDS encoding gamma-glutamylcyclotransferase — protein: MGMHVFTYGTLMFDPVWSKVVSGTYEKKEARVFGYKRQKMKGEVYPAMVPGDDTDFVNGIAYPNVNFNDLKRIDEFEGPHFQRALAGCRLPDGSTLIACIYVLDDRFSDRVMDEPWDPARFSESGMDEFLMNYGLEP
- a CDS encoding cupin domain-containing protein — its product is MKLIQYIDVKATHLENDQAKGVDARVVIGKADGATNFCMRVFEISAGGYTPNHSHDWEHEMFIHSGKGEVYSDGKGNPVKPGSVIFIPANEIHQIRNTGKELLVMACLVPSKAPEL
- a CDS encoding NfeD family protein, whose protein sequence is MEFLDSWLWLIFIVAGLFLAILELLIGVDTGLDLVIMGSAFVIGGLVTWPADSWVLTAVIVSLLSLAYVAFGRRYIHRRMLVKEERTNIDALIGMQGTVLKAISENVDGLVKVGHEEWRARAEGQIAEGIGIEVTGISGVTLLVTKSERSS